From the Papaver somniferum cultivar HN1 chromosome 2, ASM357369v1, whole genome shotgun sequence genome, the window tcgaatgagcGTGCACCAAAATCCTTtgttagggctgaacatggtttcggttttccgctgaaaccagaccaaaccagaccaattaggaagaaaccaaaccgaaccatttactaatggattggttacggtgtagaaagtggaaaaccgatagtgttggtttcggtttggtttgacctctaaaaccgaaccaaaagccattggaaaaccgattaatttttaaacttagtttctaccgagtattagattctacccattgatttagaggataaatagaaaccctaaatctaatatgtCATTATGATACACtccatctttctctttctccttctctcattcGCCTcctttctccacccccaactatagctgctgctactcgacttttttcttcccgtcttccttcttttttatttgtcaataactaaattaagatatattatatattttcttttgatctctagaattagagtaagctttaactattcttgatattttttttgttttattgtttttgtctttaaatttgtgtaaaccaatactatcggcaactacgatttttttatctgtaaatttgtgtatttttttttttggtttgacataattattggttaaccaaaaatcactgggacaaaccgaaaccaactggaaccatttggaaaccgaaccaatggttaatggattggtttggtttagatttttagaaaccaataatagtggtttcggttttggtttcgctagaaaccgaaccaaaaccgaccatgaacagccctatcctttgtagaccagttggtgaaaacaTGATTAAATGATCGTTTAATCatcattaaaataatgctcgtctgagcattaagtggtaaaacctaattatggagagaggagggactgaccaaggagtgtgaaaccggcccttggtggtcgtgggaccggcTGGTGGTTGATTGATcaagttccaagttggttggaaagagtttgaacccaatatgaactgtagaAGATTAATTATGTCAAAATCATTAATAGGATGTGGGACAGGCTTCTGCAAgcctaagggccgaccttggtcggtcaaggtggcatacCCATGTCACCACATCGTCTTGACTCAATcctgagttttggtattttctggtgcgcgtttgagcaatattttgtattttcagaagagtttgatcttgactgaaactctcaattttgcttgagTGAGCAAGTAGAATTTTGCTCGCGCGACCAATATTTTAAGtatattaaaataaataatattttaatatttatcgtTGAAATCCCGGAtggtcgtgtgaccatttgactttttggtttttgatagtttgagcaatatttgagaaaatgtgGAAAAACCCGGGTTTTTTCTCAaccgaaggagtttcatgagatgaaggaagaagtaataataataaaataaggaattgggagatgtgggaccggccatggatagggcatggacggccggctagtagGCCCAGTCCCGCGctctttcctattttatattattatttttcatcatttgaggaaatatggagaaactaggagttttgccgaacgaggaagtttgctcaaacaaggagttttcaacaggaataaataataaaataagttgAAAATAAcaggaagaggcgtgggaccggcgaCGGTGGTGtggtcggccggccggtgggccctgTCCCgtgcgcctctttattattttttaattattttcctttctgattttgcataggtttcctcgtgcgtccatatttttgaatgctcgtatATGCATTTGAgtgttcgttcgtgcattattgttaagtacactcgcaccattttctcggggcttactcggtggtgtgGCCCAGAAGCCCGaacagtgaatatttattactaattcgtgGAACTCATCcgggaataagccatgaaacagagtaataaaatagattgattatctattactaattcatggagtTAGCcgggaataagccatgaaacggagtaatgagaaatattgattatctattaccaaTTCATGGGATTCGCCGGGTATAAGCCATAagacggagtaatgagatagattgACTATCTATTAGCAATTCATGGAATTATCcgagaataagccatgaaacggaataatgagataaaatatattatttttatagGAATTCGATTGATGAGTGTTGCGCTAGAATTTAATCCATGAATTGCTTTGTATTAGCATGCAATATATCTAGGAGCATTGTTTATTCGAGAATGAGTATGAGATGATGGAAGCATCATACTCATTCTGAATATTGATTGTGCATAATCTGGGAACAGTGTGGCATCCcgaagacgttaacgctctatactagcatgaaatatgtctaggagtcgtctaatcgttaagagattctatacatagtcagggaacaatgtggCATCCTGAAGACagttaacgctctatactagcatacaatatgtctaggagccgtccaatcattaagattctatatagAGTGCtgatgaaatatgcgaagtgTCGAAAAGCTCAGCTGGGGAGGCTTTACGAATAACATATTCATAAAGATCTCTGGGAGGGTGTACGCTCAGTCAGAGATTGTGAAACGAGCTTTcacgaatcctaaaatatgagtttcgCATCCATTTCTGAAGTCATGTCAGAAACATGCgagatcatgattttacgattttagcctttgttgaaaatccaccatcagcaGTGAGTCAGATCCATATCACGAGTCAGATGCAAACGAACATGGTGTTACTCACTCGAGAGCATCACTGTATATGCTAATTTCTATGATTTTTtacatcaaaaaattaaaaaaaaaattgttgtgatCTTTTGTTTTTTGAAGCACTAATTGTTGTGGTATGTGCGAGCATACCGCTCCATATAATCATATTTCCAATCTTAAATCCCTATGGAAACCCCGTTAGAGACTGGTAAATTTGCATACTTGGTTATCCGTACATGAATGGCGAGACCCAATTTCGGGAGTGGAGAGAAAGTTTCTTGAAGATGATTGAACCATTCAGCTAGGTTCCAAGTTGAGCCGAGGCACGGTTTAATGAAAGCCGGTCGTCCAAAGTTTGTTTGGCAACAATAACATTTGTAATCGTTATTCAATAACTATTTCTCCCTTCTACTTATATCAATTATTTTTTATCCAACAATTATCACACACAACTAATTTCTAGTTTCATAAAAATTCATCTAATTTCTCCATCATATTACTTGTTTtcaatcaagttttttttttttttatagatccTTATTTAGAAAATGAGGAAATGCATATAGATGCACTAATCTTTCTCCAACAATAAGTGTTTATGCAACAGTTGGATCAAAAGGATGAAGAATCAAATGATGAAAGAACCATCATAACTCCATGATACAATTATCCACAGGGAAAATACCGTGATCTCCAGAACCCATTGAAAGAAATTACGTGGACATTTCGAGAGGAATGATACCAACAAATGATGCATGATATATTTTATCGACGGGTGTGTTATTCTGATGAAGATTTTTAATGTCGTTTCTGCATTCCACAACACATAACAATCAATTTGATGCACGAAATATACATATGGACATAATCTTGAACAAAAGGTCACTGCAACCCTAAGGATTCTATCTTATGGGTGTCTAGTGGATGCTCGTGATTAGTATATTTGTATGACAAAAACAACTATATAAGAAAATCTCAATATGTTTAGGAAAGTGTAACCAACCATTTTGGTCCATGTTTTTTAGGACAATCAACGCAAGATGATGCCGAATGACtactaaaaagaaaatgaaaatagtgGTTCCCTGAATGCTGGGTATCCTTGATTACATGTATTAGTTGTGGCATGGATGTCTTTATGCTTGGCAGGGTCTGTATAAGGATCACCATGCAAAACCAATTACTGCGCTGGAAGAGGTGCTTATGATTATAAGATATGTCATGTTTTTTTTCTAACGACCATCAATATTTTACATAAATTTCATTGTTTGAAAAACTGGAATATAGAACTGTTCCAACTGCAAATTTCACCATCAAAGACAATAACTATAATATGGGGTATTTTCTGACGGAAACTTTTTATCCAACGTGGTCAATATTAGTTCAAGCCTATGAACCCATTTAGCTGTATTCAAAAtttacaaaattttaaaatcGTACATTACTCAGGATTCTTGTTCTCCACTGGACTTAAAATTCCAGTATCCCACCTTCTTGTAAGATTTAATGGGACTTCCGAAAAATATTTATTGTCTATCTAGTTTTAACTTTAGGAGTAGATTACAAATTCCTTGTTGTCATCAAATATCACACTGTACTGGATTACTGAAAAGTGGATGAATCAAGTGGCTTACCAATGTCATTTGTTCAGTGCACCAAAGAATGTCTCTCGAAATCGAGGGACTTGTTAACTTGTATATCCCCGTATATATGTTAAGGTTTACTAAAACAACAATTTCTTACAttggaaacaagatttgtttgttttattgcattGAAAACTGTAATTCTTTGCATTGGTAACAAATATTATTGTTTTTAGTGTAAGAAAATCCAATTTCTACtagaataagacaaaaaaacacaatttccaaataaattaaataatttttattataccttaacatgtatacgggtatacaagttaataAAAGCCCGAAATTCATAGTGTGTCGCGGCATCATAATTCATAAGTCCCTTGACTTCATTAACTTTCAAATACTCCAATCAGCTGAATATTTCTTGGTTTTCAGATTGATTTTTTGGaacttttttatatttttggaactcgattaccaaaaaaaaaaagaaaatttactAGAACTTTGACTCCCTCAACGGTAATGAAACCTACTTAATATTTGCCAAGTTCAATTCAAAATGTTAACCAAGTCCAATTCAAACTAGTCAGACCAAAATTCCCCGCCTAAGTATACGGCATAAAAAAAACCTCGTTTTTACCAAAAGATGGATTATCGTTCACCTAGAAGTTCCTTAAAATAGTCTGATACCCTTCTTTTGTAGTCAGTGTTCAAACTTCAAAGGAAGTCAATTCAAAATTTAAAGTCTTTTCTCATTGAAATTCAAAGTGGTCTTCCCCAAACAGTTAGAATTCAGTTGAATCCGCGACCGCGACGCGCCCGTCATTGCTGGTTGTTCTTTCTTTAAAATTTAATCGCCcgttttctctcttttctttcttatatTCAATGACTCTTTAGTCTTGACTTGAAAAGCAGTACTTGATCTTTGACAGAGCAAATTGAATAAGAAGTACACCAATGTGGACAATGGcacaagaacaaaaaaataaaattgtccCAGATATTTGGTTTGTACAGCAAGTTGATTCTTATGTGTCTCACACTGAACGGAGAAGATATTTTTCAGTAAACTTTCGGTACCTCGCCGGAAAAGTGCATAAAACatattaagttttaagtacatcaaatcaaatcatataAAGTTAGTATCCATCAATACTCACCTTCAAGCATAAACGTAGATGAAAATGTAAAAATCACTTAAAAATATTAAGCATTTGAAAACTTCAATCACTCTTCCAAGCATACAATAACAAAGAAAATCCACCACTGCTTCCATTAGATCTCGTAGTAGATGAAGAACAACAAGAACTTCTACCACCATCGCTGCTACTCTCTTCTGCCCATTGTAAAACACTTGAACAAGACGGTGTTGGTGATAATGTAATACCCTGTGACGACATTGACATACTTTTCCTTTTCATCAGTTTCTTTTCCGGCCCCACCATTTCCGGCCATACACCGCCGTGATCATCTCCTACTTGAAATACAAAAACACCGTACCCATCCCCATTAACACCCCCACTCCCACCGGCACCACCAACCCAATTGAAAACATCCCAATAAAATTCAACCTCTAATTCACCAACTTTGATTCTTTCATTGCCCCTAAATTTCCAAGCTAATCTCTTAACAACTAAACTAACAACTCCATCAACTTTCACTTTCAAAACCCCACTACTACATTCAATTCCAAGCTCGTGTTTTGATCCTAGTAATTGAGCATTTGTCGAATAATTTTGATGCCCAAATACATGTTCACGGCGCGATAACAAAATCGGATCGACAAAAGTAGAcattttctttgctgctttaacACGTCTCAAAGCATCAGCAAGAAGATCACCAAGAAAAAGCTCAACTTGAGAATCCCAAATAATGGCTATGTAAAAAGATGACTTGGGTTCCGCTGATTGATGACTGAATTCAGCACGAGTAAAATCCCAGTAGATCTTAACTCTATGACTATTCATCAGATTGATTGATTTTGAACCCGCTTTGTTCCTGAAGAGCGaaagagctgaagatgaaaatgataTCGTGAGTGAAAAAACATCTGAAGCATGAATCGTAAGTGAATGTGTCAAATTTGATTTAGACCAAGTTAAGGTCAGATAAATTGGGTTGTTACAGAGTTGCGTTTGATAAATACATGTTATTAGGTTTTGTTGTGTATGTGAATTCTTACTGACATTGCTAGGACTACTGAAACAAGATGGAATCATAGCTTGAAGGGTTTAAGGAGtgtttgaaattttgaattgaTCATATAAAGAGAGAGTTTTGGGTATTTTGAAATAAAGGGTATGTTggtttcttgattttatttcatGGGTATTTGGAATTTTGGAGTTCAGGATTTGTTAGAGTATTAGGTGGTTGTGATCTTGataggtggtggtggaatgggtatTGGGGACTGAAGTTCTTTGGTTTCTTGTTACTTGTACTTTTAGCAGCTAGGGTTGTTGTTTTGATGCTTTGGATCCTAAGAAAACTAATGATCAATAAAAGGATCCACTACGTGTAGGGTCTTTGATTAGCTTGATTTGCGCCATTTACAGAGAGAataaacaaaagaagaaagaaaactgtCGCTCTTTCTCCACAGGGGGAGCCATGGAAGAAGTGAGCTGGGTTGCACTGGATTTATGTGTAGTTTTTCTTATTATTTCTAGCTTTAAGTAATGATCTAGTGTGACTGATCCTACTGAAGCTAAACAGAGAGGTCAAGCAGTCTATAAGTTCTTTCTTTTTAACCAACCATAGTCTGCCATATTTAGTCTACGTTGGATAGTAGTGTAAGACATATGCACTGGATCACAAAGGGTATGACATTTTACTTttagttggttcttcttcttattctttctttttatgttctaATAATCAAAAGGTAAGGTTGATGATGGGTCTACCAGTGAATGAATGTACCAGCTCCATTTGAATAACTGCATATGAGAAAGGGAATGATTGGATGATACCTTGGAGACAATTCACTGCAAAGTGGCATCAAATTGCAAGATGACATTCAACATAATGTTGGACTTTGATTATTCGCATTTTGGTTTGGCCAGATCGGGAGTGAATGTAACGGTCGAATTTCTAATTAAGCAGTCCTGCAGTCACATCATTGTTTCTCTAATGTCCAACTTTATAGTGCAACTCTGTACCGTTTAAAATCATCTCATCCGGAGAGAACTGTTTTACTGTTTCAAAGATAAACATTTTTTGTGTAACACAAGCTACAAAATAATCTCGAAGATTCTGTCTTCCTCGATGAAAAAGGTAATGAGCAAGATCATTTCCCTGCTCCAAGTAGCTTATGTCCCGGAACGACagatttccaacaatatttagctGGCTCAAGAAATAGTGCATGCTatgaagaataattttttttggcTTTAAAGCTTGCCATGTCGAAGGCGTTTGATCGTCTTGAATGGTCGTTTCTTATGGATGTTATGGCACAATTTGAATTTTGTACCGAATGGCATAACCTTATTTTGTAGTGTATCGGTACCACAAAAATCTCTATATTTCTGAATGGAGCTTCTCGTGATACCTACAAGCCAACAAGGAGAGTGAGACAAGGTGACTCATTGTTATCTTATCTAATCATTATTGTGATGGAGGCGTTATCTAGACAATTATATAATGTTGAGCAGATGAATCAAATTGAAGGAATTAAAATAGCCCCTGGTGCACCGCTTATCTCTGATTTGTTCTTCCATGACGATTGTTTATTATTTATGAATGCAGATCTTCATAATGTCAACAATGTGCTGAAGATTATTGAAGATTTTGGCAAAGCTTCTGGTCAGCTGGTTAATTTCAATAAATCAAGTGTGCGTTTCACTGTGCATGTACCACAACGATTTTGCAGATTATTAACAAGAAGATTAAAGGTTCCTAGGTTGAACTCAAATAAGTGATACTTAGGGATACCACTCATCATTAGCAGAAACAAAGTTCAGTACTTTTCTCATGTGCTGGATAGGGTAAAGAACAGACTTTATGCATGGAATGCTAAAACGATGTCTCAATGTGGTAAATCTTTAATGATAAATACTGCTACCAATACTATCCTAGCTTATTATATGAGTTTCCTTCAAATTCCAGTTGAtataataaataagataaatgcaGCGCAAAGGGACTTTTGGTGGGGTTTTGATGAAAAGAGAGGTACGTATATTACTTTTTGGAAAAACTTGAGTCTACACAAGAATTTTGGCGGTAAAGGTTTTAGGGATTTGAAGGTACTTAATTAGGCGTTATTGGTTCGAGCAGTATGGAGAATCTGCACCAATATGGATACACAATGGGTTAAGGCTATGCAGGCAAAATATTTCCCAAGAACTAATATGCTTCATGCAAGTATTAAAAGAAATTGCTAGTGGGATTGGAACGgggtacaaaaaaaaatcatcctcATTAAATAACACAGTCGTTGGAGGCTAGGATAGGGAAATAAAATAAAGATATGGCTTGATGTTTGGATTACGGCTCTTGATAGTCCACTAGTGCCGAGGATGAGTGTGGTTAAAAATGAGAATTTTATATGGGTTTAAGAACTGAAAATACAAAGTAGCCGGCAGTGGAATGCTGATTTAATCAGGCATCTCTTCAACACTTCTACAACAGGTCTGATATTGCGAATGAACATTCCAGCTTCAGTTGAAGATAAGCTAATATGGATTTTAACAAAAAATGGTTTATTATCTCTTAAATCAGCATATAACATGTAGTATGATCTTAGCGGGGGAAGTTTGCAGACCTCTTCCACCATTCAAGGCACAAGCATTAGTTGGAAAGATTTTCGGTGCATTCAAATTTAGCCGAGAATTAAACATTTCTTCTGGAAATTTCTTACTGATATTCTACCCACAAAAGAAAGGCTTTCAAGAGTGTGCAGATATATCAACAAACAGTGCCCTCTATGCAACCAGTTCGATGAAATTCTGATGTATGTTTTCTTCAACTGCCAATTTTCAAGAGCAGTATGGATGCTTATCCCGGGTGGTTGAAGGGTTTTGTCTGGGAATTTTAACAACATTGCTGCTATGTTTGAAAGTTGGTTTCAATTTCACAATCAACAAAAAGGACACCCTAGATGGATTCATACTGCAATAATAGTTTCTTGGACTATCTGGAATACCAGATGTGAAGTTTAGTTTCAGAATACTAAAGCTGGGCCATAAGGGGTGGCTCGAAAAGCTTTGACCTTCACAAATTACATTGATGGACTCAATAATGAATAACTATTGCATAATATAAAAGAGTAAAACACTCTGACCTATACACCATAGTGGAAACCCCCTACTTTCCCTTTCCTTAAAATGAATTGTGATGCTTCTTTTGATTCAGATAGTGGACTAACAGGCATTGCACTTGTTCTGTGTGATCACGCAGGAAAATGAAGGGGATGTCTCTCAAAATGCTATGCAGGAATAAATGACTCCGAAAAAGCAGAATGCCTTGCTTTGTTTAATGTTGTTAGTTGGAGTTTAGAATTGCAGGTGACACAGATTATCTTGGAGACAGATCTTCAAGGAATTGAGAGTTACATCAACAAAGCTGCTCCGGTAATTGCATGGGAGAATGaagttattttgttagatgccatTGAGAGATTGAAGAATATTCAAGTATGGGAATGTCGTTTTGTCCCAAGAAAATATAATAAAGTTGCTGATAAACTTGCAAAGTTCAGCAAACAGTTTGGAATCACTAGGACTTGGATAGACAGTCCTCCTAGTGTTATTCAGAGTCAATTATTGTCAGACAATTTGATTATTCataattaataaagcttcatctctcgcataaataaataaataaaagataaacattttaTCCTTAGACCAGATCTTGTGGTTTTGGGGTGAGAGTGGAGATCGGGAGGTGGTGGAAAATTGCATGTGCAGTCAGCTTCATATTCAAAGTAGAAAGCTaaacataaaaatgttgaagtcATTAAACTCATTACCCCTTTTGGAATCATAGAGCGTAGGACTTGGATCCCTTCCATTTAACATAAACTTTCTCTCCATTTTGGATACTCGTTCGGAGCGTGAAGTCTTTGCAATGTTATAAGATTTGGAACTAGGGGCGGAACTACAACCAGGATTTCCATCGTTGAAGGCACCCATAAAAGCCCAAAAACTTATTCATAGCTGAAATTCATAAAAGCCTCATATTTTTCGAGAAGTGATATAAAAATCCCAAATTGGTGAAAGCCTTGTAGATtgggtatttttttattttattttttgttggaaatATCTAGCTTATCTGATTCTCATTTTCTTCATATGAAATCTTATTTCTCTCTCTCAATAGGGGAAAGAGACTGATCAGCTCACATGGAAAATATGAAAATCGAGATCGTGATCCAAGATCAAGGCTAAGTCTATAAAAAGGGGTATATCATACAATCGCCGGTTAAGCAAAATTATAAGTTTAAGAATAACTAACTCTGAATTTTACTAATTTCAATTTACGATTATAAGAGTTGATGATTGAATTAAAAATCAAGGCTTAATTATTGTTCCATAAAATTGTATAtgaatttatttttagaaaccaaatttTTGTTTGTTTCTGAAAGTGTTTGAATGATTTAAATCGAATTAGATATTGAAATTTACAGAAACCAATGATTTTTGGTGATTTTGACGAAATAAAAACAACTGAGATTGatgaaaaacacaaaaataaattctcattACTTAGAGAAGATTACAAAAGATTATATATATAACATTACACTGTTGTAATCAATAACAGGAGGTTATCACAAATAACATGAGGTGGTAAATCGACTATTACTCTCATGGATAATGAAACAGAAACCGTGGTACCTGACAGTTATGATAGTAACTTGTACACATATACATCCAAAATATGGGCAACCCATATggttgaaaaataataaaatgggcTGCAAATACATAATACTTCTAAtagaaaccaaatctggtttcaaCTAATTTTGACAAAATTAACCAATGTTAGTGTTGGTGATGTAGTAAATTTATCATGAAACCAGGTTCGTTTCAACCTATTTTGATTAAATCAAACAACGTTGAAaccaatttttttgttgttgatatcTTAAGTTTGGTTTCAACCGATTTTCACGATTTTCTTGTTGTCGAAACCAATATCGTAGGCGATGGTAGTTGTTTGTACCCTATTCAAATAGTGTACGTGCGTGCCGCACAAGCTGTTTAATAGCGTCAGACTgtaggtttattgaggaaacccacatggcttattgagaAAGCCAGGAcggacttattgaggaagtccggaggtttattgaggaaaccagactgtgggtttattgaggaaacccaggGGGCATATTGAGGAAGCCAGGACGGACTTATTGAGGAATTCCATAGGTTTATTGAGGAAAACAGactgtgggtttattgaggaaacccacatggcttattgagaAAGCCAGAccggacttattgaggaagtccggaggtttattgtggaaaccagaCTGTGCGT encodes:
- the LOC113350728 gene encoding uncharacterized protein LOC113350728 gives rise to the protein MIPSCFSSPSNVSKNSHTQQNLITCIYQTQLCNNPIYLTLTWSKSNLTHSLTIHASDVFSLTISFSSSALSLFRNKAGSKSINLMNSHRVKIYWDFTRAEFSHQSAEPKSSFYIAIIWDSQVELFLGDLLADALRRVKAAKKMSTFVDPILLSRREHVFGHQNYSTNAQLLGSKHELGIECSSGVLKVKVDGVVSLVVKRLAWKFRGNERIKVGELEVEFYWDVFNWVGGAGGSGGVNGDGYGVFVFQVGDDHGGVWPEMVGPEKKLMKRKSMSMSSQGITLSPTPSCSSVLQWAEESSSDGGRSSCCSSSTTRSNGSSGGFSLLLYAWKSD